A stretch of the Rosa rugosa chromosome 5, drRosRugo1.1, whole genome shotgun sequence genome encodes the following:
- the LOC133710166 gene encoding protein ELC-like encodes MASPQSEQQTATFLNSVLSQRGPSALPYAEDIKWHIRQHLLALISSYPSLEPKTATFTHNNGRTVNLLQVDGTVPMTYQGVTYNIPVVIWLIDTYPRYAPCVYVNPTRDMIIKRPHPYVDPSGIVSIPYLQNWVYPSSNLLDLARQLSDYFGRDPPLYSSQRRPNPPPNPNPNPNPSHHLSPSLSNSSYSSSGSYARPVIPPTRTYPPSPYGSGASFSRVQTDDPTDVYKRNAINKLVEIVHGDMAGLRKMREAEMDGLFNAQVALRQRSEQLGKGLKEMLDEKEGLEQQLQMVLMNSDVLEGWLRENEGKTKDGGVDVDDALQCVDALSKQMLECTASDLAIEDVVYSLDKAVQDGAIPFDQYLRTVRLLSREQFFHRATAAKVRAVQMQSQVANMAARLSHYVAS; translated from the coding sequence CCTCCCCTACGCCGAAGACATCAAATGGCACATCCGGCAGCACCTCCTCGCCCTCATCTCCTCCTACCCTTCCCTCGAGCCCAAAACGGCGACGTTCACCCACAACAACGGCCGCACCGTCAACCTCCTTCAGGTCGACGGCACCGTCCCGATGACCTACCAGGGCGTCACCTACAACATCCCCGTCGTCATCTGGCTCATCGACACCTACCCTCGCTACGCTCCCTGCGTCTACGTCAACCCCACCCGCGACATGATCATCAAGCGCCCTCATCCCTATGTCGACCCCTCCGGCATAGTCTCCATCCCTTATCTCCAGAACTGGGTCTACCCCAGCTCCAATCTCCTCGACCTCGCTCGCCAGCTCAGCGACTACTTTGGCCGTGACCCGCCGCTCTACTCCTCCCAGCGCCGGCCCAATCCGCCTCCGAATCcgaaccctaaccctaacccgaGCCATCATCTGTCGCCGAGTCTGTCGAATTCGAGTTATTCTTCTTCCGGAAGCTATGCTCGGCCGGTGATTCCGCCGACCAGGACGTACCCGCCGTCGCCGTACGGCAGCGGCGCGTCGTTCTCTCGGGTTCAGACCGATGATCCGACGGATGTGTACAAGCGGAATGCCATCAATAAGCTTGTGGAGATCGTGCACGGGGACATGGCCGGGTTGAGGAAGATGAGGGAGGCCGAAATGGACGGCCTTTTCAATGCGCAGGTGGCGCTCCGGCAGCGATCAGAGCAGCTCGGGAAAGGCTTGAAGGAGATGCTGGACGAGAAGGAGGGTCTGGAGCAGCAATTGCAGATGGTTCTGATGAATTCTGATGTTCTGGAGGGATGGCTGAGAGAGAACGAGGGCAAGACCAAGGATGGCGGTGTGGATGTGGACGATGCTTTGCAGTGTGTGGATGCTCTTTCGAAGCAGATGTTGGAGTGTACAGCCTCTGATTTGGCTATAGAAGATGTTGTGTATTCGTTGGATAAGGCTGTGCAGGATGGGGCTATTCCATTTGATCAGTACTTGAGGACCGTCAGGTTGCTGTCAAGGGAGCAATTCTTTCACCGGGCTACGGCAGCCAAGGTCAGGGCCGTGCAGATGCAATCACAAGTTGCTAACATGGCCGCTAGGCTCTCACATTATGTTGCATCATAG
- the LOC133708167 gene encoding endoplasmic reticulum oxidoreductin-1-like isoform X1 codes for MLHVLCLELDHVHHMELMHDRVLKYPDRVQNLYFAFLFVLRAVTRAADYLEQAEYDTGNHEEDLRTESLMRQLLYNPQLQATCPLPFDEAKLWNSQSGPQLKQKIQKKFRNISALMDCVGCEKCRLWGKLQVLGLGTALKILFSVDGKNHQDQLVCPELQGKGEVGA; via the exons ATGCTCCATGTTCTCTGCTTG GAACTTGACCATGTTCATCACATGGAACTGATGCATGATCGCGTTTTAAAATATCCAGATCGTGTTCAGAATTTGTACTTCGCATTCCTCTTTGTTCTCCGGGCAGTGACAAGA GCTGCAGATTACTTAGAGCAGGCTGAGTATGATACAGGTAATCATGAGGAAGACCTTAGAACAGAGTCTTTGATGAGGCAGCTACTTTACAATCCTCAACTCCAAGCTACATGTCCCCTACCGTTTGATGAAGCAAAGCTCTGGAACAGTCAGAGCGGACCACAATTGAAgcaaaaaattcaaaagaaatTCAGAAACATCAG TGCATTAATGGATTGTGTGGGATGTGAGAAATGTCGGCTCTGGGGAAAGCTTCAAGTTCTTGGTCTTGGTACTGCATTGAAGATCCTCTTTTCTGTGGATGGTAAAAATCATCAAGATCAACTT GTATGTCCAGAACTACAGGGAAAAGGAGAAGTTGGAGCATAG
- the LOC133708167 gene encoding endoplasmic reticulum oxidoreductin-1-like isoform X2, producing MELMHDRVLKYPDRVQNLYFAFLFVLRAVTRAADYLEQAEYDTGNHEEDLRTESLMRQLLYNPQLQATCPLPFDEAKLWNSQSGPQLKQKIQKKFRNISALMDCVGCEKCRLWGKLQVLGLGTALKILFSVDGKNHQDQLVCPELQGKGEVGA from the exons ATGGAACTGATGCATGATCGCGTTTTAAAATATCCAGATCGTGTTCAGAATTTGTACTTCGCATTCCTCTTTGTTCTCCGGGCAGTGACAAGA GCTGCAGATTACTTAGAGCAGGCTGAGTATGATACAGGTAATCATGAGGAAGACCTTAGAACAGAGTCTTTGATGAGGCAGCTACTTTACAATCCTCAACTCCAAGCTACATGTCCCCTACCGTTTGATGAAGCAAAGCTCTGGAACAGTCAGAGCGGACCACAATTGAAgcaaaaaattcaaaagaaatTCAGAAACATCAG TGCATTAATGGATTGTGTGGGATGTGAGAAATGTCGGCTCTGGGGAAAGCTTCAAGTTCTTGGTCTTGGTACTGCATTGAAGATCCTCTTTTCTGTGGATGGTAAAAATCATCAAGATCAACTT GTATGTCCAGAACTACAGGGAAAAGGAGAAGTTGGAGCATAG